A stretch of the Phycisphaerae bacterium genome encodes the following:
- a CDS encoding metallophosphoesterase: MKYLKLALVLLLSAPLVGTSCGTDNPLLLPSQDSPDGDQTAGLVLVARLVHVTDTHVVDPLSPARFPGAHEFTLSAWRPWESYSTQILDGIVRTANRIHASGTTVDFLIHTGDACDNAQSNELRWFLDVMDGREVNPLSGPDDRPVESRPPTVLDPYATFRPEGLYRSGVHGNLPSIPWYCLIGNHDRFATGLLPIVSLPGGRRVAPLPFFDRPGLLLPTVFDPTGRLAHGNVTPAEPGPPRLFEPPVFVAPNPDRAYFNRNEFIGAMFGSDSEPAGHGFETADGRGYYSISPAPGLRLIGLNTSDQPAPLPTGIYEAGCISDEQSEFLRRELASAAERGERVIVASHHPSHTLEVLHGSALGPERFRALLNDHPNVILHLAGHLHRNRVADRGGYIEIETCSTLDPPQEARVVELWRDPVDDSLLIRYYMFSHLNDELPPLGEDPLRGLREQAWQLAEGYRRGVLRQAATNDLVSDPLGTMEDRQGWIRLDH; this comes from the coding sequence GTGAAGTACCTGAAACTGGCTCTGGTCTTGTTGCTCTCAGCCCCTTTGGTCGGTACTTCGTGCGGAACGGACAACCCGCTGTTGTTGCCTTCCCAAGACAGTCCGGACGGCGATCAGACCGCCGGACTGGTGCTGGTGGCTCGGCTCGTGCACGTCACCGACACTCATGTGGTCGACCCGCTTTCCCCCGCTCGCTTTCCCGGGGCTCACGAGTTTACGCTCAGCGCATGGCGACCTTGGGAAAGCTATTCGACACAAATCCTTGATGGCATCGTGCGGACCGCAAACCGCATCCACGCATCCGGCACGACCGTGGATTTCCTCATTCACACAGGCGACGCCTGCGACAATGCCCAGTCGAACGAATTGAGATGGTTCCTCGATGTGATGGACGGCCGCGAGGTGAATCCTCTGTCCGGGCCCGATGATCGCCCCGTCGAGAGTCGCCCGCCGACGGTTTTGGACCCGTACGCGACGTTCCGACCGGAGGGCCTCTACCGATCCGGTGTGCACGGGAACCTGCCCTCGATACCCTGGTATTGCCTGATCGGTAATCACGACCGATTTGCCACGGGTCTCTTGCCGATTGTTTCTCTTCCCGGCGGGCGCAGGGTCGCACCATTGCCGTTCTTCGATCGCCCCGGTCTCCTTTTGCCGACCGTATTTGATCCCACGGGCCGGCTGGCTCATGGCAACGTCACGCCGGCCGAGCCCGGCCCGCCGCGATTGTTCGAGCCGCCCGTGTTCGTGGCTCCAAACCCGGATCGAGCCTATTTCAACCGGAACGAGTTTATTGGTGCAATGTTCGGCAGTGACTCCGAACCCGCCGGGCATGGCTTCGAGACTGCGGACGGCAGGGGATACTACAGCATTTCGCCGGCCCCGGGGCTAAGGCTGATCGGATTGAACACCAGTGATCAACCTGCGCCGCTGCCGACGGGCATTTATGAGGCCGGCTGCATCTCGGACGAGCAATCAGAGTTCCTTCGTCGCGAACTGGCGAGTGCCGCGGAACGCGGCGAGCGGGTCATCGTTGCCTCGCATCATCCCAGTCACACCCTGGAGGTACTGCATGGGTCGGCTCTCGGTCCGGAGCGATTCCGTGCCTTGCTGAACGACCATCCCAACGTGATTCTTCACCTGGCCGGGCACTTGCATCGCAACCGCGTGGCCGACCGAGGCGGCTACATCGAGATAGAGACGTGCAGCACGCTCGACCCGCCGCAGGAGGCTCGCGTCGTCGAACTCTGGCGTGATCCGGTCGACGACTCGCTGCTCATCAGGTACTACATGTTCTCACATCTAAACGATGAGCTGCCGCCGCTGGGCGAAGACCCTCTACGCGGACTCCGCGAGCAGGCCTGGCAACTCGCCGAAGGCTACAGGCGGGGTGTACTGCGGCAGGCGGCGACGAACGACCTGGTATCCGATCCGCTCGGTACGATGGAAGACCGTCAAGGCTGGATCCGCCTGGACCATTGA